In Mycteria americana isolate JAX WOST 10 ecotype Jacksonville Zoo and Gardens chromosome 5, USCA_MyAme_1.0, whole genome shotgun sequence, one DNA window encodes the following:
- the NR1H3 gene encoding oxysterols receptor LXR-alpha isoform X2, with the protein MGPTQLSTQDHGKRVASVFEMEEEGLSLFPGSENPPEHADVLSEEQIRLKKLKKQEDDQARTVVVRPNPPNPPSPSHKLTPEQLSMIKKLVAAQQQCNQRSFTDRLKVTPWPQVPDPNNREARQQRFAHFTELAIISVQEIVDFAKQLPGFLELTREDQIALLKTSTIEVMLLETSRRYNPEIESITFLKDLSYNRDDFAKAGLQFEFINPIFEFSKGMNELQLNDAEYALLIAINIFSADRPNVQDQSLVERLQHTYVEALHSYICINRPNDRLMFPRMLMKLVSLRTLSSVHSEQVFALRLQDKKLPPLLSEIWDVHE; encoded by the exons ATGGGTCCCACTCAACTCAGCACACAGGATCATGGGAAGAGGGTGGCAAGTGTATTtgagatggaggaggaagggcttTCGCTCTTCCCTGGCTCAGAGAACCCCCCTGAGCATGCAG ATGTTCTGTCTGAAGAACAGATCCGACTGAAGAAATTGAAGAAGCAGGAAGACGATCAGGCTCGGACAGTCGTGGTGCGTCCAAACCCTCCGAATCCACCAAGCCCTTCCCACAAACTGACGCCTGAACAGTTGAGCATGATAAAAAAGCTTGTGGCCGCTCAGCAGCAGTGCAACCAGCGCTCATTCACAGACAGGCTCAAAGTGACG CCGTGGCCCCAGGTTCCTGACCCTAATAACCGTGAAGCAAGGCAGCAGCGTTTTGCTCACTTTACAGAACTTGCAATTATCTCTGTGCAAGAGATTGTGGACTTTGCCAAGCAACTACCTGGCTTCCTGGAGCTCACCAGGGAAGATCAGATCGCTTTATTGAAGACATCTACCATAGAG GTGATGTTGTTGGAGACATCTCGGCGCTACAATCCAGAGATTGAGAGCATCACCTTTCTTAAGGACCTGAGCTATAATCGGGATGACTTCGCCAAAGCAG GTCTGCAGTTTGAGTTCATTAACCCCATCTTTGAGTTCTCAAAGGGAATGAATGAGCTACAGCTCAACGATGCTGAATACGCACTTTTAATCGCCATCAACATTTTCTCTGCAG ACCGACCGAATGTGCAGGACCAGTCCCTGGTGGAGAGGCTGCAGCACACCTATGTGGAAGCCCTTCATTCTTATATTTGCATCAACAGACCAAAT GACCGCCTGATGTTTCCACGGATGTTAATGAAGCTGGTCAGTCTTCGGACACTAAGTAGTGTCCACTCTGAACAGGTGTTTGCCCTTCGGCTGCAGGACAAGAAACTCCCTCCCCTGCTTTCAGAAATCTGGGATGTGCATGAGTGA
- the NR1H3 gene encoding oxysterols receptor LXR-alpha isoform X1, whose protein sequence is MGPTQLSTQDHGKRVASVFEMEEEGLSLFPGSENPPEHAENPPLKRKKGPAPKMLGNEVCSVCGDKASGFHYNVLSCEGCKGFFRRSVIKGAQYVCKNGGKCEMDMYMRRKCQECRLRKCQEAGMREQYVLSEEQIRLKKLKKQEDDQARTVVVRPNPPNPPSPSHKLTPEQLSMIKKLVAAQQQCNQRSFTDRLKVTPWPQVPDPNNREARQQRFAHFTELAIISVQEIVDFAKQLPGFLELTREDQIALLKTSTIEVMLLETSRRYNPEIESITFLKDLSYNRDDFAKAGLQFEFINPIFEFSKGMNELQLNDAEYALLIAINIFSADRPNVQDQSLVERLQHTYVEALHSYICINRPNDRLMFPRMLMKLVSLRTLSSVHSEQVFALRLQDKKLPPLLSEIWDVHE, encoded by the exons ATGGGTCCCACTCAACTCAGCACACAGGATCATGGGAAGAGGGTGGCAAGTGTATTtgagatggaggaggaagggcttTCGCTCTTCCCTGGCTCAGAGAACCCCCCTGAGCATGCAG AAAATCCCCCCCTGAAGCGGAAGAAGGGCCCAGCCCCTAAGATGCTGGGAAATGAAGTGTGCAGTGTGTGTGGGGACAAGGCCTCCGGCTTCCACTACAACGTGCTGAGCTGTGAAGGCTGCAAGGGCTTCTTCCGCCGCAGTGTCATCAAGGGTGCACAGTACGTCTGCAAGAATGGCGGCAAGTGCGAGATGGACATGTACATGCGTCGCAAGTGTCAGGAGTGCCGGCTGCGCAAGTGCCAGGAGGCGGGCATGCGGGAGCAGT ATGTTCTGTCTGAAGAACAGATCCGACTGAAGAAATTGAAGAAGCAGGAAGACGATCAGGCTCGGACAGTCGTGGTGCGTCCAAACCCTCCGAATCCACCAAGCCCTTCCCACAAACTGACGCCTGAACAGTTGAGCATGATAAAAAAGCTTGTGGCCGCTCAGCAGCAGTGCAACCAGCGCTCATTCACAGACAGGCTCAAAGTGACG CCGTGGCCCCAGGTTCCTGACCCTAATAACCGTGAAGCAAGGCAGCAGCGTTTTGCTCACTTTACAGAACTTGCAATTATCTCTGTGCAAGAGATTGTGGACTTTGCCAAGCAACTACCTGGCTTCCTGGAGCTCACCAGGGAAGATCAGATCGCTTTATTGAAGACATCTACCATAGAG GTGATGTTGTTGGAGACATCTCGGCGCTACAATCCAGAGATTGAGAGCATCACCTTTCTTAAGGACCTGAGCTATAATCGGGATGACTTCGCCAAAGCAG GTCTGCAGTTTGAGTTCATTAACCCCATCTTTGAGTTCTCAAAGGGAATGAATGAGCTACAGCTCAACGATGCTGAATACGCACTTTTAATCGCCATCAACATTTTCTCTGCAG ACCGACCGAATGTGCAGGACCAGTCCCTGGTGGAGAGGCTGCAGCACACCTATGTGGAAGCCCTTCATTCTTATATTTGCATCAACAGACCAAAT GACCGCCTGATGTTTCCACGGATGTTAATGAAGCTGGTCAGTCTTCGGACACTAAGTAGTGTCCACTCTGAACAGGTGTTTGCCCTTCGGCTGCAGGACAAGAAACTCCCTCCCCTGCTTTCAGAAATCTGGGATGTGCATGAGTGA